AGAACAATCTTGAGAAGGCTCGGCCATCTGCCATGGTCATCGGAAGGCTTGTTAGTTTGGCCTCTTGCGTTCGCCACTCATCCATGGCGAATCCGAAAAGGCAAGTGTCGAGCCCCCGGGTGAGAACAAAGCTATCCCCAAGTTCCTCCCGGAACCTGGATGGGACTATGATGCGGCCCTTGTTGTCGAGGGAGTGCCTGTACTCTCCTATGAACACCGTGACCCACCACTTTGCTCCACTTTACTCCACTTGACCGATTACTTCTATGCTGTGAGGCTTTCTCCTTCAATGCTCCGCAAATATCCCGGGCGATGTGAGCGAGAATTGGCAAGAAGAAAGGGAGGGCACGTGCCCTCCCCGGGTGCAGTATAGGTATGAAACCGTTAGGACGCCACCCTCATCCTGATGAAGTCGTCCCTTAGGATCGTCATCAAAACGATGATCCTCGGGTCGCGGGTATCTCCGAACCGCCTCCTGACCACACCTTCACAGCGGAACCCGCATTTTGAGTAACACCTGATGGCCCTGGCGTTATTAGCGCACACCCTCAGATAAACCCGCCTCAGGCCCATCTGGCCAAAAGCCAATTCGAGCACTGCCCGAACCGCTTCTGAACCGTAGCCCCGGTTCCAGTAGGCGGGCTCTCCTATGCGAACCACCAGTTCTGCATCTCCGCTCCGCCACGCGATCTCGATCAGCTCAATATCGCCGATAAGCACACCGGCATCTGACTCAATGGCCATGGCTGCACTGTTCCTATCGCGCATAAGCGCCATGAACTTCG
The Clostridia bacterium genome window above contains:
- the mraZ gene encoding division/cell wall cluster transcriptional repressor MraZ, with protein sequence MFIGEYRHSLDNKGRIIVPSRFREELGDSFVLTRGLDTCLFGFAMDEWRTQEAKLTSLPMTMADGRAFSRLFFSGASECELDRQGRALVPGHLREYAKINRDIVIIGVSSRFEVWGAEAWDEYLARVSGSYEAIAEKLVSLQ
- a CDS encoding GNAT family N-acetyltransferase — encoded protein: MGEGEKATLRPLAERDLDALVAWDEDSDVADLMGGSTRTQEESKAKFMALMRDRNSAAMAIESDAGVLIGDIELIEIAWRSGDAELVVRIGEPAYWNRGYGSEAVRAVLELAFGQMGLRRVYLRVCANNARAIRCYSKCGFRCEGVVRRRFGDTRDPRIIVLMTILRDDFIRMRVAS